The DNA window AGCAACAAGCAGCATCATCAAGCTCGACACGCCAAGTTGTGTGCCCACACTATTTCAGGATCCCGGACGACACGCAACGCCGCTACCAGCACAAACCCTGTTCAGACAGCCCGCGCATGCCCACCAACTGCGGAACTCGGGGTGGCGCCTGGCGAGGTCGGCGAGCTCGTCGTCGAGCGCGGCGACCCTGACGGGCTCGTCGGCGATGCCGCGGAACGCGGCGATGGTGGGCCCGTAGTTGGTCTTGAAGAAGTCGCGGAAGTCTTCGGGCGTCGCGAACCGGTCGATCGTCACCGTCTGCTGCCGTGTCTCGACGTCGGTCACGCGGTCGCCGAGGAGCGCGCGCACGTGGTCCTCGCTGCCCCACAGGGGCGGGGGTTGCGCGCCCGGTGGTGGCGGTGCCACGTAGGGCTTCATGGCCGCGAACATCTGGCCGATGAACCCGCCCGGCGTCCAGTTCAGCAGGCCGATGGTGCCGCCAGGACGGCAGACCCGGATGAGTTCGTCCGCGGCCGCCTGGTGATGCGGAGCGAACATGACCCCGACGCATGACAGCACGGCGTCGAACTCGTCGTCGTCGAACGGCAGCGCTTCGGCGTCACCCTCCCGCCATTCGACGTGCGTGCCCCTTACTGCGGCATACCGCTTGCCGGCCTCGAACAGTTCTGGTGTCAGGTCGCTGGCCACGACGGTCGCCCCGGCGACTGCGGCGGGGACGGCTACGTTGCCCGTTCCGGCGGCGACGTCGAGTACCCGGTCGCCCGGCCGCACACCGCACGCCTCGACGAGCACCGGCCCGAGGGTGGGGATGAGCTCGCTGGCTACCGCCGGATAGTCGCCGAGCGCCCACATCGCCCGGTGCTTCGTCTTCAACGCAC is part of the Streptosporangiales bacterium genome and encodes:
- a CDS encoding methyltransferase domain-containing protein → MLDTEADRALKTKHRAMWALGDYPAVASELIPTLGPVLVEACGVRPGDRVLDVAAGTGNVAVPAAVAGATVVASDLTPELFEAGKRYAAVRGTHVEWREGDAEALPFDDDEFDAVLSCVGVMFAPHHQAAADELIRVCRPGGTIGLLNWTPGGFIGQMFAAMKPYVAPPPPGAQPPPLWGSEDHVRALLGDRVTDVETRQQTVTIDRFATPEDFRDFFKTNYGPTIAAFRGIADEPVRVAALDDELADLARRHPEFRSWWACAGCLNRVCAGSGVACRPGS